In Gadus macrocephalus chromosome 11, ASM3116895v1, a single genomic region encodes these proteins:
- the mroh1 gene encoding maestro heat-like repeat-containing protein family member 1 isoform X3 gives MTQLVYTCDEQRVRRGPVSVLLDDTAYAERQPNAGKGLPSLRSCDLPKPSVLRGQSILSHPSLLSDTMDETDVEQVTLALLDGANDKDAEVQEQVRKSVLTLGKQQPDRVLAMCQDYLLKHPKLVVSHRVVILQTIELIAADRLEDIGYPRIKSIISLASDEMTRSKEVTPDWQQAASNILVAVGNKYINDIMEEILTKFQPGILPHFFVVQTLANLSDSNVYGMVPFVNAILGTMLPMLSMARQDNMKWVFSSALSHFSDSILEYLANLDKAPDPTVRKDTFSSEIYAAYDILFNGWLQSRDSKLRLTVAEAVGPMSHLMASDKLEEQIPRLLPALLSMYKKNNEHFIISKSLCQVIDASVNMGSRVLETQLDSLLSALHHQVCSPVDYSNPPTVKNHNEVLRCFSLLANAFPDKLVLSVLQKLENNNERNRMGSLAVLRHLINSSTAMMETKKLLILASIRQPMADHSNKVKRRVVQVISAMAHHGYLELEGGELLVRFIVQHCALPDTYQRGPKPTDPEEVSNEALRSMCDDTLHLLTTTVSRLADVLWPMLLYYLTPPQFSNATTPLCRSLIVLGSKKRSNKEATFNIDFTQQANLPSPQTLMIRLWVNAAFPFGSRGHGAPSLSLLNVLSLNIHPDLDVLWEKEIPPLVALLEESTVDSLEQKPFEDKLLKLLSKTLVTMDDSKWVCQLVAEATRYLSTYNNALEEKSFLYRCVGVMLQECHNKEVVRKQLQEILLTARHSDAIEREGVALSVGLCAHSHLEGTLAKLEEFGKSDAFKKSPSIFNLLKDRSDLEADKVKSTLILCYGQVALNAPPEQILKRIDHDILRLISKHFNTKDLTMKLSLIQSVGLIARAISECVKRQGYVFTRKHDLISVMMDFIKAEPADAMKTPVRHLVMSTCANLIPLDPPLSETEGFDLLKVCVGSAFALPPVTHTPEKTKDEEVMEPKQREALYRDTMASLQELLQSVLVKEPSPDNLQSVFKHIESWLSSAQDHERERAVFTTAHILDFYLEKLTVKNMVSFHNLGALLGRLAPRCSDPHPAVRLAAISAVHTLLNIQLRYEGFAHDYRDESVESLLLMRCVLENPDNAVLYKTCSELTKVISKRLPQQQLSTLVFMLFEGLVDSQTNCCRASSVILNTLLKNRGAGLQDLVPEMLEVLHLRLQSITEEQVRVAVGQTVLILATQHLQAVFNTLVIQPLPFDSWNSEMWMALGSDPIIAGQIMEMAMEKLVVMAPYIDRKDPMTRGGLAKVATGQPLAMTCGLKELLLNGQSQEPAVAMFPRLFSCLVVRLGASVGVVAPRDNNNYSKNARNQFHVAGAAVEALRILLARALLDDVGKRLDLDHAWEAMKEPSTHTAGITLLARAMARHAGPRLPSIVECLCPSLNNIYECQRITVTAFFSELLNHHVVTELLLMDVLMNNMMERISDPCCTVRMLAVRGLGNIATGSPEKVNKYAKELLAAMSSGMEEKEDPGKRITLEAMSGLSKVLLHLDKKNVHLLVVYIFMKIKPFLESENDEIRCASILLLGNLSQFGSGEAVFKDQIHNVLVSLLLHLVDPNPHVVKACKNAMRTCAPVVGSEQITVMFQNHLHEDKSLHYGEFINDLTKYLIQDFPGMLNFYHISVMQFFKSHWAEVRAGAAMFIGFLLGNLTEDLFSHINMSTVTKGLVMLLQDPDAAVRMKAAEAMGRFH, from the exons ATGACCCAGCTTGTTTACACCTGCGACGAGCAGCGGGTACGCAGAGGACCCGTCAGTGTACTGCTGGACGACACCGCTTACGCCGAGCGACAACCTAACGCTGGGAAAGGGTTACCTTctctaag GTCCTGTGATCTTCCCAAGCCGTCTGTCCTAAGAGGCCAGTCCATCCTCAGCCATCCATCTCTTCTCTCAGACACCATGGACGAGACAGATGTGGAAC AGGTGACGCTGGCTCTACTGGACGGAGCCAACGACAAAGACGCAGAGGTCCAGGAGCAGGTGAGGAAGTCTGTCCTGACCTTGGGGAAGCAACAGCCGGACAGAGTGTTGGCCATGTGCCAGGACTATCTGCTGAAACATCCCAAG CTGGTGGTGAGTCACCGCGTGGTGATCCTGCAGACCATCGAGCTCATCGCTGCCGACAGGCTGGAGGACATCGGCTACCCCAGGATAAAGAGCATCATCTCCCTGGCCTCCGACGAGATGACCCGCTCCAAG GAAGTAACCCCTGACTGGCAGCAGGCAGCTAGTAATATCCTGGTTGCCGTGGGCAACAAGTACATCAATGACATCATGGAGGAGATCCTGACCAAGTTTCAGCCAGGGATCTTACCACATTTCTTTGTGGTTCAGACACTAGCGAACCTCTCAGATTCTAATG TGTATGGGATGGTGCCCTTTGTCAATGCCATCCTTGGAACCATGTTGCCGATGCTTAGCATGGCCAGGCAGGACAACATGAAGTGGGTCTTCTCTTCAG CCCTGTCTCATTTTAGCGACAGCATCCTGGAGTACCTGGCCAACCTAGACAAGGCCCCGGACCCCACGGTCAGGAAGGACACCTTCTCCAGTGAGATCTACGCCGCCTATGACATCCTCTTCAACGGCTGGCTCCAGAGCCGGGACTCCAAG CTCAGGCTGACGGTGGCCGAGGCCGTGGGCCCCATGAGCCACCTCATGGCCAGTGACAAACTGGAGGAGCAgattccccggctcctcccggCTCTGCTGTCCATGTACAAGAAGAACAACGAGCATTTCATCATCAGCAAG AGTCTGTGCCAGGTGATTGATGCCTCTGTCAACATGGGCAGCCGAGTGTTGGAGACACAACTGGATAGTCTACTGTCTGCCCTGCACCATCAA GTGTGCAGTCCTGTGGACTACAGTAACCCCCCCACCGTCAAGAACCACAACGAGGTGCTGCGCTGCTTCAGCCTgctag CCAACGCTTTCCCAGACAAGCTGGTGCTCTCGGTTCTACAGAAGCTGGAGAATAACAACGAGAGGAATAGAATGGGTTCCCTGGCTGTCCTACGACACCTCATCAACTCCAGCA ctGCCATGATGGAAACTAAGAAGCTTCTCATCCTGGCCAGCATTAGACAACCAATGGCCGACCACAGCAATAAG GTGAAGAGGCGAGTGGTGCAGGTCATCAGTGCCATGGCCCACCATGGCTACCTGGAGCTGGAGGGCGGAGAGCTTCTGGTGCGCTTCATCGTGCAGCACTGTGCGCTGCCGGACACGTACCAG cgtggCCCAAAGCCCACTGATCCAGAAGAGGTGTCTAACGAGGCGTTGAGGAGCATGTGTGACGATACCCTCCACCTGCTGACCACCACGGTCAGCCGACTAGCTGAC GTGCTGTGGCCCATGCTGCTGTACTACCTGACCCCGCCTCAGTTCAGCAACGCAACCACCCCTCTGTGTCGGAGTCTGATCGTACTGGGCAGCAAGAAGCGGAGCAACAAGGAGGCCACCTTCAACATAGACTTCACACAGCAAG CTAACTTACCATCGCCGCAGACTCTGATGATCAGGCTGTGG GTGAATGCGGCGTTCCCGTTCGGCAGCCGGGGCCACGgcgctccgtctctctccctgctcaacGTCCTCAGCCTCAACATCCACCCCGACCTGGACGTGCTGTGGGAGAAGGAGATCCCCCCGCTAGTGGCTCTCCTGGAGG AATCAACTGTGGATAGCCTGGAACAGAAACCATTTGAAGACAAACTGCTCAAG CTGCTGTCTAAAACCCTGGTGACGATGGACGACAGCAAGTGGGTGTGTCAGCTGGTTGCCGAGGCAACGCGCTACCTCTCCACCTATAACAATGCTTTAGAGGAGAAG AGCTTTCTCTACCGCTGTGTCGGAGTGATGCTGCAGGAGTGCCACAACAAGGAGGTGGTGAGGAAACAGCTGCAGGAGATCCTCCTGACCGCCCGGCACAGCGACGCCATCGAGAGAGAG GGCGTGGCCTTGAGCGTGGGCCTGTGTGCCCACAGCCACCTGGAGGGCACGCTGGCCAAGCTGGAGGAGTTTGGCAAGTCGGACGCCTTCAAGAAGTCCCCCAGCATCTTCAACCTGCTCAAG gacCGTAGTGACCTGGAGGCAGACAAGGTGAAGAGCACCCTGATCCTGTGCTACGGCCAGGTGGCCCTCAACGCACCGCCGGAGCAGATCCTCAAGCGCATCGACCACGACATCCTGCGCCTCATCAGCAAGCACTTCAACACCAAG GACCTGACCATGAAGCTCAGTTTGATCCAGAGTGTTGGACTGATAGCCAGAGCCATCAGTGAGTGTGTGAAGAGGCAAGGCTACGTCTTCACCCGCAAACACGACCTTATTTCTGTCATGATG GACTTTATCAAGGCAGAGCCAGCCGACGCCATGAAGACGCCAGTACGCCATCTAGTGATGTCCACCTGCGCCAACCTCAT ACCCCTGGACCCCCCGCTGAGTGAGACCGAGGGCTTTGACCtgctgaaggtgtgtgtgggcagcGCCTTCGCCCTGCCCCCCGTCACACACACCCCCGAGAAGACCAAGGACGAGGAGGTCATGGAACCCAAGCAGAGGGAG GCGTTATACAGGGACACCATGGCCAGCCTGCAGGAGCTGCTACAGAGTGTCTTGGTGAAAGAGCCCTCACCTGACAACCTGCAGAGTGTCTTCAAG CACATTGAGTCCTGGCTGAGCTCAGCCCAAgaccacgagagagagagagctgtcttCACCACCGCGCACATACTGGACTTCTACCTTGAGAAACTCACTGTGAAG AACATGGTGTCCTTCCACAACCTGGGGGCCCTGCTGGGCAGGCTGGCCCCCCGCTGTTCGGACCCCCACCCCGCCGTGCGCCTCGCCGCCATCAGCGCCGTGCACACGCTGCTCAACATACAGCTGCGCTACGAAG GCTTTGCCCACGACTACCGGGACGAGTCAGTAGAGAGTCTGCTGCTTATGAGATGTGTTCTGGAGAACCCGGACAACGCTGTCCTATACAAGACCTGCTCTGAGCTCACCAAG GTGATAAGCAAGCGGctcccccagcagcagctgtcCACGCTGGTGTTCATGCTGTTCGAGGGCCTGGTTGACAGCCAGACCAACTGCTGCAGGGCCTCTTCCGTCATACTCAACACGCTGCTGAAGAACAGGGGGGCCGGCCTACAGGACCTG GTACCAGAGATGCTGGAGGTGCTCCACCTACGACTGCAGAGCATCACAGAGGAGCAG GTGAGAGTGGCAGTGGGACAGACCGTTCTGATCCTGGCCACTCAGCATCTGCAGGCGGTCTTCAACACCCTGGTCATCCAGCCGCTTCCTTTCGACAG CTGGAACAGCGAGATGTGGATGGCGCTGGGATCGGACCCCATCATCGCCGGGCAGATCATGGAGATGGCCATGGAGAAGCTGGTTGTCATGGCGCCCTACATCGACCGGAAGGATCCCATGACGAGAGGAGGCCTCGCCAAGGTGGCCACCGGCCAGCCCTTAGCT atgacGTGCGGGCTGAAGGAGCTGCTGCTGAACGGCCAGAGCCAGGAGCCGGCCGTGGCCATGTTCCCGCGGCTCTTCTCCTGCCTGGTGGTGCGCCTGGGGGCCAGCGTGGGCGTGGTGGCCCCCCgcgacaacaacaactacagcaAGAACGCCCGCAACCAGTTCCACGTGGCCGG CGCAGCGGTGGAGGCTCTGCGGATCCTTCTGGCCCGCGCCCTGCTGGACGACGTGGGGAAGCGCCTGGACCTGGACCACGCCTGGGAGGCCATGAAGGAGCCCAGCACACACACGGCCGGGATCACGCTGCTGGCcag GGCGATGGCCAGGCACGCGGGGCCTCGGTTACCCTCCATCGTGGAGTGCCTCTGTCCCAGCCTCAACAACATCTACGAGTGCCAGCGCATCACCGTCACCGCCTTCTTCTCTGAg ctcctGAACCACCACGTGGTGACGGAGCTGCTGCTGATGGACGTGCTGATGAACAACATGATGGAGAGGATCTCCGACCCCTGCTGCACCGTCCGCATGCTTGCCGTCCGCGGGCTGGGCAACATCGCCACAGGCTCGCCCGAAAAG GTTAATAAATACGCCAAGGAGCTGTTGGCAGCTATGAGCTCGGGgatggaagagaaggaggaccCAG ggAAACGGATCACACTGGAGGCCATGTCAGGCCTCTCTAaggtcctgctccacctggaCAAGAAGAACGTCCATCTGCTGGTGGTCTACATCTTCATGAAGATCAAGCCTTTCCTGGAGAGC GAGAACGATGAGATCCGCTGTGCTTCCATCCTCCTGCTGGGCAACCTGTCCCAGTTCGGCTCCGGAGAGGCGGTGTTCAAAGACCAGATCCACAACGTCCTGGTCAGCCTGCTGCTGCATCTGGTGGACCCCAACCCGCATGTCGTCAAG GCATGCAAGAATGCGATGCGCACGTGTGCTCCGGTGGTGGGCTCGGAGCAGATCACGGTGATGTTCCAGAATCATCTGCACGAGGACAAGAGCCTTCACTACGGAGAGTTCATCAATGACCTCACCAAGTACCTG ATTCAGGACTTCCCCGGCATGCTGAACTTCTACCACATCTCCGTCATGCAGTTCTTCAAGAGCCACTGGGCTGAGGTGCGGGCGGGCGCGGCCATGTTCATAG gGTTTCTGCTGGGAAACCTTACGGAAGACCTTTTCTCACACATCAACATGAGCACTGTCACCAAAG GTCTGGTGATGCTCCTCCAGGACCCGGACGCTGCGGTCAGGATGAAGGCAGCGGAAGCCATGGGCCGcttccactga
- the mroh1 gene encoding maestro heat-like repeat-containing protein family member 1 isoform X1 has product MTQLVYTCDEQRVRRGPVSVLLDDTAYAERQPNAGKGLPSLRSCDLPKPSVLRGQSILSHPSLLSDTMDETDVEQVTLALLDGANDKDAEVQEQVRKSVLTLGKQQPDRVLAMCQDYLLKHPKLVVSHRVVILQTIELIAADRLEDIGYPRIKSIISLASDEMTRSKEVTPDWQQAASNILVAVGNKYINDIMEEILTKFQPGILPHFFVVQTLANLSDSNVYGMVPFVNAILGTMLPMLSMARQDNMKWVFSSALSHFSDSILEYLANLDKAPDPTVRKDTFSSEIYAAYDILFNGWLQSRDSKLRLTVAEAVGPMSHLMASDKLEEQIPRLLPALLSMYKKNNEHFIISKSLCQVIDASVNMGSRVLETQLDSLLSALHHQVCSPVDYSNPPTVKNHNEVLRCFSLLANAFPDKLVLSVLQKLENNNERNRMGSLAVLRHLINSSTAMMETKKLLILASIRQPMADHSNKVKRRVVQVISAMAHHGYLELEGGELLVRFIVQHCALPDTYQRGPKPTDPEEVSNEALRSMCDDTLHLLTTTVSRLADVLWPMLLYYLTPPQFSNATTPLCRSLIVLGSKKRSNKEATFNIDFTQQANLPSPQTLMIRLWVNAAFPFGSRGHGAPSLSLLNVLSLNIHPDLDVLWEKEIPPLVALLEESTVDSLEQKPFEDKLLKLLSKTLVTMDDSKWVCQLVAEATRYLSTYNNALEEKSFLYRCVGVMLQECHNKEVVRKQLQEILLTARHSDAIEREGVALSVGLCAHSHLEGTLAKLEEFGKSDAFKKSPSIFNLLKDRSDLEADKVKSTLILCYGQVALNAPPEQILKRIDHDILRLISKHFNTKVLGIKVENKDLTMKLSLIQSVGLIARAISECVKRQGYVFTRKHDLISVMMDFIKAEPADAMKTPVRHLVMSTCANLIPLDPPLSETEGFDLLKVCVGSAFALPPVTHTPEKTKDEEVMEPKQREALYRDTMASLQELLQSVLVKEPSPDNLQSVFKHIESWLSSAQDHERERAVFTTAHILDFYLEKLTVKNMVSFHNLGALLGRLAPRCSDPHPAVRLAAISAVHTLLNIQLRYEGFAHDYRDESVESLLLMRCVLENPDNAVLYKTCSELTKVISKRLPQQQLSTLVFMLFEGLVDSQTNCCRASSVILNTLLKNRGAGLQDLVPEMLEVLHLRLQSITEEQVRVAVGQTVLILATQHLQAVFNTLVIQPLPFDSWNSEMWMALGSDPIIAGQIMEMAMEKLVVMAPYIDRKDPMTRGGLAKVATGQPLAMTCGLKELLLNGQSQEPAVAMFPRLFSCLVVRLGASVGVVAPRDNNNYSKNARNQFHVAGAAVEALRILLARALLDDVGKRLDLDHAWEAMKEPSTHTAGITLLARAMARHAGPRLPSIVECLCPSLNNIYECQRITVTAFFSELLNHHVVTELLLMDVLMNNMMERISDPCCTVRMLAVRGLGNIATGSPEKVNKYAKELLAAMSSGMEEKEDPGKRITLEAMSGLSKVLLHLDKKNVHLLVVYIFMKIKPFLESENDEIRCASILLLGNLSQFGSGEAVFKDQIHNVLVSLLLHLVDPNPHVVKACKNAMRTCAPVVGSEQITVMFQNHLHEDKSLHYGEFINDLTKYLIQDFPGMLNFYHISVMQFFKSHWAEVRAGAAMFIGFLLGNLTEDLFSHINMSTVTKGLVMLLQDPDAAVRMKAAEAMGRFH; this is encoded by the exons ATGACCCAGCTTGTTTACACCTGCGACGAGCAGCGGGTACGCAGAGGACCCGTCAGTGTACTGCTGGACGACACCGCTTACGCCGAGCGACAACCTAACGCTGGGAAAGGGTTACCTTctctaag GTCCTGTGATCTTCCCAAGCCGTCTGTCCTAAGAGGCCAGTCCATCCTCAGCCATCCATCTCTTCTCTCAGACACCATGGACGAGACAGATGTGGAAC AGGTGACGCTGGCTCTACTGGACGGAGCCAACGACAAAGACGCAGAGGTCCAGGAGCAGGTGAGGAAGTCTGTCCTGACCTTGGGGAAGCAACAGCCGGACAGAGTGTTGGCCATGTGCCAGGACTATCTGCTGAAACATCCCAAG CTGGTGGTGAGTCACCGCGTGGTGATCCTGCAGACCATCGAGCTCATCGCTGCCGACAGGCTGGAGGACATCGGCTACCCCAGGATAAAGAGCATCATCTCCCTGGCCTCCGACGAGATGACCCGCTCCAAG GAAGTAACCCCTGACTGGCAGCAGGCAGCTAGTAATATCCTGGTTGCCGTGGGCAACAAGTACATCAATGACATCATGGAGGAGATCCTGACCAAGTTTCAGCCAGGGATCTTACCACATTTCTTTGTGGTTCAGACACTAGCGAACCTCTCAGATTCTAATG TGTATGGGATGGTGCCCTTTGTCAATGCCATCCTTGGAACCATGTTGCCGATGCTTAGCATGGCCAGGCAGGACAACATGAAGTGGGTCTTCTCTTCAG CCCTGTCTCATTTTAGCGACAGCATCCTGGAGTACCTGGCCAACCTAGACAAGGCCCCGGACCCCACGGTCAGGAAGGACACCTTCTCCAGTGAGATCTACGCCGCCTATGACATCCTCTTCAACGGCTGGCTCCAGAGCCGGGACTCCAAG CTCAGGCTGACGGTGGCCGAGGCCGTGGGCCCCATGAGCCACCTCATGGCCAGTGACAAACTGGAGGAGCAgattccccggctcctcccggCTCTGCTGTCCATGTACAAGAAGAACAACGAGCATTTCATCATCAGCAAG AGTCTGTGCCAGGTGATTGATGCCTCTGTCAACATGGGCAGCCGAGTGTTGGAGACACAACTGGATAGTCTACTGTCTGCCCTGCACCATCAA GTGTGCAGTCCTGTGGACTACAGTAACCCCCCCACCGTCAAGAACCACAACGAGGTGCTGCGCTGCTTCAGCCTgctag CCAACGCTTTCCCAGACAAGCTGGTGCTCTCGGTTCTACAGAAGCTGGAGAATAACAACGAGAGGAATAGAATGGGTTCCCTGGCTGTCCTACGACACCTCATCAACTCCAGCA ctGCCATGATGGAAACTAAGAAGCTTCTCATCCTGGCCAGCATTAGACAACCAATGGCCGACCACAGCAATAAG GTGAAGAGGCGAGTGGTGCAGGTCATCAGTGCCATGGCCCACCATGGCTACCTGGAGCTGGAGGGCGGAGAGCTTCTGGTGCGCTTCATCGTGCAGCACTGTGCGCTGCCGGACACGTACCAG cgtggCCCAAAGCCCACTGATCCAGAAGAGGTGTCTAACGAGGCGTTGAGGAGCATGTGTGACGATACCCTCCACCTGCTGACCACCACGGTCAGCCGACTAGCTGAC GTGCTGTGGCCCATGCTGCTGTACTACCTGACCCCGCCTCAGTTCAGCAACGCAACCACCCCTCTGTGTCGGAGTCTGATCGTACTGGGCAGCAAGAAGCGGAGCAACAAGGAGGCCACCTTCAACATAGACTTCACACAGCAAG CTAACTTACCATCGCCGCAGACTCTGATGATCAGGCTGTGG GTGAATGCGGCGTTCCCGTTCGGCAGCCGGGGCCACGgcgctccgtctctctccctgctcaacGTCCTCAGCCTCAACATCCACCCCGACCTGGACGTGCTGTGGGAGAAGGAGATCCCCCCGCTAGTGGCTCTCCTGGAGG AATCAACTGTGGATAGCCTGGAACAGAAACCATTTGAAGACAAACTGCTCAAG CTGCTGTCTAAAACCCTGGTGACGATGGACGACAGCAAGTGGGTGTGTCAGCTGGTTGCCGAGGCAACGCGCTACCTCTCCACCTATAACAATGCTTTAGAGGAGAAG AGCTTTCTCTACCGCTGTGTCGGAGTGATGCTGCAGGAGTGCCACAACAAGGAGGTGGTGAGGAAACAGCTGCAGGAGATCCTCCTGACCGCCCGGCACAGCGACGCCATCGAGAGAGAG GGCGTGGCCTTGAGCGTGGGCCTGTGTGCCCACAGCCACCTGGAGGGCACGCTGGCCAAGCTGGAGGAGTTTGGCAAGTCGGACGCCTTCAAGAAGTCCCCCAGCATCTTCAACCTGCTCAAG gacCGTAGTGACCTGGAGGCAGACAAGGTGAAGAGCACCCTGATCCTGTGCTACGGCCAGGTGGCCCTCAACGCACCGCCGGAGCAGATCCTCAAGCGCATCGACCACGACATCCTGCGCCTCATCAGCAAGCACTTCAACACCAAG GTTCTTGGGATTAAAGTAGAGAACAAG GACCTGACCATGAAGCTCAGTTTGATCCAGAGTGTTGGACTGATAGCCAGAGCCATCAGTGAGTGTGTGAAGAGGCAAGGCTACGTCTTCACCCGCAAACACGACCTTATTTCTGTCATGATG GACTTTATCAAGGCAGAGCCAGCCGACGCCATGAAGACGCCAGTACGCCATCTAGTGATGTCCACCTGCGCCAACCTCAT ACCCCTGGACCCCCCGCTGAGTGAGACCGAGGGCTTTGACCtgctgaaggtgtgtgtgggcagcGCCTTCGCCCTGCCCCCCGTCACACACACCCCCGAGAAGACCAAGGACGAGGAGGTCATGGAACCCAAGCAGAGGGAG GCGTTATACAGGGACACCATGGCCAGCCTGCAGGAGCTGCTACAGAGTGTCTTGGTGAAAGAGCCCTCACCTGACAACCTGCAGAGTGTCTTCAAG CACATTGAGTCCTGGCTGAGCTCAGCCCAAgaccacgagagagagagagctgtcttCACCACCGCGCACATACTGGACTTCTACCTTGAGAAACTCACTGTGAAG AACATGGTGTCCTTCCACAACCTGGGGGCCCTGCTGGGCAGGCTGGCCCCCCGCTGTTCGGACCCCCACCCCGCCGTGCGCCTCGCCGCCATCAGCGCCGTGCACACGCTGCTCAACATACAGCTGCGCTACGAAG GCTTTGCCCACGACTACCGGGACGAGTCAGTAGAGAGTCTGCTGCTTATGAGATGTGTTCTGGAGAACCCGGACAACGCTGTCCTATACAAGACCTGCTCTGAGCTCACCAAG GTGATAAGCAAGCGGctcccccagcagcagctgtcCACGCTGGTGTTCATGCTGTTCGAGGGCCTGGTTGACAGCCAGACCAACTGCTGCAGGGCCTCTTCCGTCATACTCAACACGCTGCTGAAGAACAGGGGGGCCGGCCTACAGGACCTG GTACCAGAGATGCTGGAGGTGCTCCACCTACGACTGCAGAGCATCACAGAGGAGCAG GTGAGAGTGGCAGTGGGACAGACCGTTCTGATCCTGGCCACTCAGCATCTGCAGGCGGTCTTCAACACCCTGGTCATCCAGCCGCTTCCTTTCGACAG CTGGAACAGCGAGATGTGGATGGCGCTGGGATCGGACCCCATCATCGCCGGGCAGATCATGGAGATGGCCATGGAGAAGCTGGTTGTCATGGCGCCCTACATCGACCGGAAGGATCCCATGACGAGAGGAGGCCTCGCCAAGGTGGCCACCGGCCAGCCCTTAGCT atgacGTGCGGGCTGAAGGAGCTGCTGCTGAACGGCCAGAGCCAGGAGCCGGCCGTGGCCATGTTCCCGCGGCTCTTCTCCTGCCTGGTGGTGCGCCTGGGGGCCAGCGTGGGCGTGGTGGCCCCCCgcgacaacaacaactacagcaAGAACGCCCGCAACCAGTTCCACGTGGCCGG CGCAGCGGTGGAGGCTCTGCGGATCCTTCTGGCCCGCGCCCTGCTGGACGACGTGGGGAAGCGCCTGGACCTGGACCACGCCTGGGAGGCCATGAAGGAGCCCAGCACACACACGGCCGGGATCACGCTGCTGGCcag GGCGATGGCCAGGCACGCGGGGCCTCGGTTACCCTCCATCGTGGAGTGCCTCTGTCCCAGCCTCAACAACATCTACGAGTGCCAGCGCATCACCGTCACCGCCTTCTTCTCTGAg ctcctGAACCACCACGTGGTGACGGAGCTGCTGCTGATGGACGTGCTGATGAACAACATGATGGAGAGGATCTCCGACCCCTGCTGCACCGTCCGCATGCTTGCCGTCCGCGGGCTGGGCAACATCGCCACAGGCTCGCCCGAAAAG GTTAATAAATACGCCAAGGAGCTGTTGGCAGCTATGAGCTCGGGgatggaagagaaggaggaccCAG ggAAACGGATCACACTGGAGGCCATGTCAGGCCTCTCTAaggtcctgctccacctggaCAAGAAGAACGTCCATCTGCTGGTGGTCTACATCTTCATGAAGATCAAGCCTTTCCTGGAGAGC GAGAACGATGAGATCCGCTGTGCTTCCATCCTCCTGCTGGGCAACCTGTCCCAGTTCGGCTCCGGAGAGGCGGTGTTCAAAGACCAGATCCACAACGTCCTGGTCAGCCTGCTGCTGCATCTGGTGGACCCCAACCCGCATGTCGTCAAG GCATGCAAGAATGCGATGCGCACGTGTGCTCCGGTGGTGGGCTCGGAGCAGATCACGGTGATGTTCCAGAATCATCTGCACGAGGACAAGAGCCTTCACTACGGAGAGTTCATCAATGACCTCACCAAGTACCTG ATTCAGGACTTCCCCGGCATGCTGAACTTCTACCACATCTCCGTCATGCAGTTCTTCAAGAGCCACTGGGCTGAGGTGCGGGCGGGCGCGGCCATGTTCATAG gGTTTCTGCTGGGAAACCTTACGGAAGACCTTTTCTCACACATCAACATGAGCACTGTCACCAAAG GTCTGGTGATGCTCCTCCAGGACCCGGACGCTGCGGTCAGGATGAAGGCAGCGGAAGCCATGGGCCGcttccactga